The Lampris incognitus isolate fLamInc1 chromosome 4, fLamInc1.hap2, whole genome shotgun sequence genome segment TCTGACATGATATTACCCTGTCTTGAGAAACATTGTTGAACCAGGGGGCTAGTTAAGCGTTTGCCAGTCTATCCCAAGCGTGCGAACACTTAAGTGTGTagtggtggttgtgtgtgtgtgtgtgtgtgtgactgaacaTAAATCCTGCTCACCCCTCCCTTCCCCACTACCCCGGGCCTTACAAAATATGCTCAGATTGCGCGGGAGGCCGAAGCAGCCACCTTCCACAGACAGCTGTTTGAGGAGCTGAGGCGTCACTCCCACCTCACCAGAGACCCCTCAGAGGCCGTGGCTGTAGGAGCAGTGGAGTCCTCCTTCAAATGTTGCGCTAGCGCCATCATCATTCTCACCAAGACTGGCAGGTAAGGAGTCAGGGGAGAGATGAAATGGAGCCTGGCCTGGCCCTGGAAGGTAAGGTGTTGACACTCTAGCCCCCGTCCACCATAGCCTCGATTTAAACCAAAAACCTGCATGAGCTTTTTTGCCTGTTTGTATGTGTGACATGCATCAGATGATTCTAGAAGGGGAAAGATCGTCAGGGTGACAATATGGGTTGGCTTGCACATTGATGTCAGATTAATATGGTGCATGGGAAGATTGTGGAGACATACTCATAGCAAGCTTTTAACAAAAGGAATCAACAATGCATGGGTTTGTGTGCACACCGTCTTTGGAGTTATACCCCAGGTGGGGTAATATTCCAGCAGTTTCTAaaaatacatataaaaagtaccttTGTTCAAGGAATAGTGCCATGGAAACTGAGCCCTCTACTTAATGTGAAAACGGTGTGTTTAGATGCAGTAAATGCCTTTTAATATCCAGTTTTGTATCATATCCTTAACAAATATCTTATTCATGGTTCTCATATTTGAATTGAGAACAAGTCCGAAGAATTTTCTTGATGAACCTGGTTAACGTtaccttttttttcttatttaccTGTGTACCACAACAACATATGGGTGTGCATACAAACATGCTCAGTGCATTTGTAAATTAATATTATGCTCAAACGAATCTCAAGACACGCATAGCAGCCCGCATACACTGTAGTAGGCCTCTCACCATAATAAATAATCTATAAATAATAATCTATAAATAATCCTATAATCTATAAGAAATTAGAATTTGGATCCTGACATGTATCTCCAGACAAGTTAAAATTCCTTCTTGATTCTTCAACTTTGATCATTTCCACACCGTTTTTCTCTTCCACCGGGCTGCCACTGTGTGCGTCTCTGGACTGATTGTTTTTTGTGATCTAAAAACATCATCCAATATTTCTCATACTGAAAATACACGTTTCTCATACTGTCGTTTGATCGGGACCACTGAGTGGACGTATGAATCTGGCCAAACGTGAGCAAAAATAAAATCAAGGCCATCAATGAATAATTAAGGACTATGTACCGTTATAAACCTGTAGCGCTTAATATTGCAGATTGCAAATTAATATTCAACTTCAGAATTGTCTGGATGTCACTTACCAGTTCAACATAACCTATTAATCAGATCATTGTCATGCTAGTATTTATGCATTTATGAATTTCCCCTTATCTGAGGTTTCTCCAATGTCATTATAGAACACATTATCAAAGCTGAcatatgtgtttctgtgtgtatgtgcaggtccGCCCACCTGATCTCCAGGTACAGGCCCCGCGCCCCCATCATCGCTGTGACCCGTAACGCCCAGACAGCCCGCCAAGCTCACCTGTACCGCGGCATCTTCCCCGTCTTCTACAACAAGCCCGCCCACGACGTGTGGGCAGAGGACGTTGACCTGCGTGTCAACTTTGCAATGGAAATGGGTGAGACTTAATGCCTGATCAGCAACTCTGCTTTTCATGTTTCATGCATTACTTGACATTTATCTAGAGCAGCACAGAATGAGAGAACCACACTTCAGTGTGTGTAGTTGCACAACATGACAATAGGAAGTACAGTGAGTCACCACCAGTACACAGTTGCCAAAACAAAAGTTATGAAATAATCTGtcttaattgttttttttcttcttttacaaCTTTCAAGGCAAGGCCCGTGGGTTCTTCAAGGAGGGAGACGTCGTCATCGTTTTAACCGGCTGGCGCCCAGGTTCAGGCTACACTAACACCATGCGTGTGGTCCTGGTGGCCTAAATGTTTCAGCAGGGCCACCATTTATCTCTTCCTTATGTATTCATCTATTCTTTGTACCTCCCACCACCAGTTTCACAGCCCTTTTTCTTTTCACTACTTTGGCTCATAGACTGAAGGCCCAAAAAGTATAGTCATGTAGATGTTaaaacacaccatacacaccgaCTGTCATGTCCCAGGAGTTGTTTGATGGTGGCGACTGAATCCAAAACATTTCCAGCTCATATAATCTCTCACCTCGATTCTGTCAACAAAGCCAGTCTCCAGGGCTTCCTTCGAttttatatttttgtttgtttgggggttttttttttacaccctgACCAGAAACTGCTGTATTTATTCACTTTAACGAATATACTAGTCCTAACAAAACCAGGCTTATGAGTTCTGCAACCTGGCCTGTGTGCATACGCATAGGGGCTCTTGTCTGGGAAGAGCTGGGAGGAGGGCAGGCTGATCTTAAGAGAGCACCTGCAACATTGtaactgtttaaaaaaaacctcAATACACTCCTTTATATGTCTTTCAAACGAACAAAGTGGCATTCTGAATCAAAGGGCTCCTCTTAGGGTCCCGCTTCAGCCTTCACCGCTCCCCCAGACAATCCTCGTGTTGTGCTGTCTATATAAATGGTATTCTATTTGCGGGCTTTGACTGTGTTTGTCCATCTTTAAGTGCTGCACTCCCAATCTACTGTAGAAAATGTTACATTCTGTATTATACTTGACTGTCGTGAAAggtgacatttttttcttttggctTGGGCATCCATTACTTATTATATTTTGTGTAACTAGAGAGAAATGTTAGTTTTGGATGTCCACATTAGGTCCTTGAAATTCTGTTACTATTTTTTTGTGTGGAGAGGGGCGCTAAAAAGCCTTTTAAATCTGTTTGTATTTTGATGGTGTTTTAGTTGGCACTTAAGAACCACCGTACGCGGTTAACTTAAGTTTGACTGACATGAATAAGCACTTTTCGGGTCTGTCTTGGGCACCTAGGAGGGATTGTGATAAAAAGCTGAAGCACTATCCCTCTCAGCCCAAGTGGCTGATGGATAGAACATCTAACGTCACGTTTTCCTTCCCTCCGTTCTTCTTTATCACTTGCTCTTGTTACTGTGTCGGTGACTTAGATGTGTTTGAGATTATAATTGTTCACCTGCTTTTGATTGTGACGCTGGGATGTAAGAGCTTTCAAAAATCTAAAAAGTAATTCCAATGCTTAAATCTGGTGTACTGAGCTGTTCTACATGACTGGATTTCCATCAATAAAGGAGATGATCACCTATATTGTCTCACAAATGTCTTGTCAATTATTGTGATCTAATTTAAGCGCCATTTCAAGATTATCGATCATATTAAATACTTTTGCTCAATGCTTTATTTGGAGAACTCCTACTCTtgccaacaaacaaaaaaaaagacttctcTAAGTATCCCCAAATGGAGGAAAGCTTTGTAAACTTTACTGGTGAAAGCTAATATCCCAAATGAAAGAAGATTATGTAGACACTATGGGTCTAGCACTTTACCTCGCTATAGCTCATAAATTATACTTTACTGATCCATTCGTTACAATGGAAACTTTTCATTTCACTGCCTGCGGTGCAAAAGGTGTTAGCGGCACAACCGGGGGCGGTGGGGGGGACATGTCCCATGGCACGACGGCCGCACATGGGATCCTGATGAAAAACAATTATCAAAGCAGAACTACCATGGTATCTCTGGAATTTGAACTGGCCAAATTCCGGCCTGACCTGCTTCTCGTATAGCGTGGTCATCAGCCGTAAATGCTTGGACTTACTTCTCCCTACTGTCATATGGATATACGTCCTCACAGAATAACCTGCACTTGTTGGCACCATACTGTACGGTGTATTAAAGACAGGAGAAAGAACGTTATTCTGCAGAGACTGAAGCATTTTATTAAACTTGAATAGGATGTGTATGTAAAAGTTAGTGGAGGTCCTGGTTGTACACCACCCCCACCTGACTGCGAGCTTCGTCTTCCAGCTCAGCAAGAAGTAGAGAGTCTGCATGGGTCATACCTGGGCTCTCCTTAAGCCCTACAGGGGGGGAAACAAGGCACATTGGATACACACGTCAGCGAATACGATTGTACAGGTTGTAATGATATCCGGTGTTCTGCTACCACCTTGTGGTGATATTAGGATACTACAAGTCAGGTTCACACGGTATAATGGACGTATTCATTGTTTTTAGGCGCCAAGATGATTCGCTTTGGTCTGTTTTCCAAGAACAGCCAGGTGATCACACTCAATCCatgtttgatatatatatatatatatatatatatatatatatatatatatatatatatatatatatatatatataaaaacaaaagaaaaactttTCAATACATGAGAGAAAAACTTCTCTCATGTATTGATTGCCCTTTGCACATTACCTTTGAGCAGGCACTGTCGAACCTCCTCTGCCTCATAACGCAATCCGGTGCTGTTCGTGAAATTCAGGGGAAGGCGAGGTTCTGGCACTGGGTACTGAGTCTCCTTCCCATTCACCACTAAAGATGTGGGGGACCACATGTGGGCAGGGACCTAGAATCACATCACGGGACAGCCACACGTTCTCCATGTCAAAACAAAATGCACTGCCCAGGTCTGAAATTCCCTGACGGGGAATTAGTCGCTGTTCAGTATGACGAAACAAAACCATGCAAGCAAATCTGAAGATGAAGATTATTCCCCACAATCAAAAAATATCCGAGTCTGCAGCTGGTAATAAAATGTGCACTACCGATCAATAATATTCTAACTTCTCCAAACATTCTGTGCAATATCCATGATTTTTGGACACCTGGAAATATCCAATACTTTTCAGATGGACAAAGAAACACAGCTATTACCGTTAATCATACAACACCCACATCCAAATTGGCTTCACTCCTCAAATAGCTCCACTCACCTTGTCAACACTGCCCAACTTATATTGCAAAGTCTGCCATGGCATGTTCAAATAATGAACATGTCGGGGAGAAAATGAGGTTTAGGGGAGTGTGGCACACACAAGGGTGTTGTAtttcaaaagattttttttttcccccactgtggATTATGCAGCTCCTTTATAACAACCTACCCTGATGGTTCCCTTGGTGCCAGTTATCACAGCGTCATTGGGAAGCTGCACAGCCATGGAGCAAGTGAACACAGCCATTCTGCCTCGGGAAAACTTGAGGGTGACAACCATGGCCTCGTCTACCcctacagtaacacacatacaggAGCCGCATTTAATACACGTACAGTCATACAATTCTGCGCTTGACATCGACTTAATTAAGACAGATGCTATACAAGATTTTAatggccttttttttcttttattgccgACTGCTGTAAATGACCCATTTCTGTGCAGGCCTTGGTATCTGAATCTTCTCTGGTACAATAATATGTGCGTTGCATTACTTTTGCTGGTCTAAAGTTGTACTCTGTAAgccagtttgataaaagaagatgaaaatcaaaGTACCACCAGGGACGGCGACCACAAACAACCCAATATAGGTGACCAGGTTCAGGTGGTTATTATCAGTAAAtgggtagggagggagggagggagtgtgggCGCACCTATAGGAGCCTTTTGCAGAAAGGGCTGTGTGAGGCAGAATTGGCTGTTGGCTAAACAATCTTTATACAATTTTTAGGACCGATACCGCTGCGAGCCGGGAGAGTCTCCACAACTTTGTTTCGTCAATAAGCCACAGTGGCTGCTGTCCCTATACACAATCTCAACACCCACTTATATTTCTTTTCAGAAAAGAATAACGTCTCAGTGGTGGTTTACCTGTAAAAGAGGCCAGTAGAATCCCCATTATAAACTATTATAAACTAGCACAGCCAAAATTCACCGCTGGAACTTGGACGGTTACCAAAGCTTATTTCTTATTCTGCTATAAGAGCTAcggccctttctctctctctctctttctctctctctctctctctcttttaacaTACTGACATTGGCAAGATAAATCCATAGTAAGGTTGATAAGGCTCATATTTAATCTGAGGCATTTAGCTGCTTCAGAGTTTTAACATCTTGCTTGAAGGGCGCTGAGATTAAAGCCATTTCTCTTCAGGTGCGGATGTCTTCGGGTGTCCAGAGGGCAGGGTGGGTGGCGAGGTGCACATGATCAACGGCTTCAGTGTTAACATAAAACCAAAAATATTCACCCATGACACCGATTCCATGATGAAAATGAGACGATGACTAAAGTGAAAATGTACTTTACGTTTGAGATTCGAAATGGCCACCGAGCCAGGCATGCTCAAACTCAGCGCGGTAAACCGGCATGTACACTTCTTgacaaacacctcagtgaaaagtGTTTGTCGATGATAAGAAGACATTAGGATGAAAACTATATCGAAGCTGACATTTCCTCATAGTTTAGGCTGagttttcatttatttatcctcatcttttctCAGAGGCTGATGATTCCACCGGTTAATCCAGTTGAGTTCAGCCACGATAACGTCACGTGACACCTGAGCAATAAagacatccacccattatccaagccgctgatcctgctctcggggtcacggggatgctggagcctatcccagcagtcattgggcagcaggcggggagacaccctggacaggctgccaggccatcacagggcccacacacacattcacacctagggataatttagtatggctgattcacctgacctacgtgtctttggactgtgggaggaaaccggagcacccggaggaaacccatgtggacACGGGGAAAACAGAGGACGAACAGCAacgaccccgggactcgaacccaggaccttcttgctgtgaggcgaccgcgctaaccactgcgccaccgtgccgccccaataaAGACATACACTGTAGATATACTTGTAGATATAGATTTAGATATGGAAATATAGGCACTGCAGTATAGTTTCATAGCTTCAGAGCTGAGCTCCCTCACTGTGAGCCCTGTGTCTGACtctcttgtgtaagaagtggggttgttgtgaagcgtctagtgtgttggtgtagtgttctgtgcctgtcacgtctcaccctcaaccttcaccgctggctagcagaaatgtgaacaggagagccgagcacgtaagtctctcagcaagccctatgtagtgcctcctcgtggcgacactcagtaactgggtacacctcggaccctggctgaactacaagggactcggaggaggtctggcccctagacgtgcggtacgcaggcccaccggtgtgtggatattccccgatgcccacgaaccagccccccagctatgAGTTAAATAGTACCACTGCCTGGTggatacctcgggggaggaaGAGGCTACGGGaggaaacccctacagaaaatcaacgtctgcagtgctgctgttttttgtttttcttgcccttttgtgtctgtttaagtgggagagtactgccggcgtcttgtttcaccccgtttattgtaaagccactttgagtgttagaaaagcgctatataagattgattcattattatttattattattacctgtgTCCAGGCAGACCCCCGTGGCTTGGATGGACTCTGGCTTCTCGCCGCCGTACACCATGCATATGAACTGCAGGCAGTAGATGCCGATATCCAGCAGTGCACCTCCGCCCAGCTCCTTCTGCACTGCGCGGGGTACGTGCATGAGCTTCAATCCGAAGTCTGCCTTCACCATCTTCacctcccccacctcctcctcggcCAGCAGCCGTTTGATCTCCAGAGAGGCCGGGAAAAAACGGGTCCACACGGCCTGAGGCGTGAGCGAGAAGGAGCATTCATTATATTCATTGTATTTTGGGTATGCGGGTGACGCTGTTAGCTGAATGGATTTATTTATGCGGAGCAGCAGAATGGGATTCAGACAATTCCAAAATCTCCACCATTACAAGGAACCCATACAAATAAATGTCACGACCATAACACCCTCACAACATCTAGTGCTCTCGTACCACTGCCATGAACACACATAATACAGAAGAGCTATTTATAGATGCACAGCATaatataaatccatccattatccaaaccgcttatcctgctctcagggtcgcggggatgctggagcctatcccagcagtcattgggcggcagacggggagacactctggacagctgccagactatcacagtgcccacacacacacacatacattcacacctagggacaatttagtatggccgattcacctgacccacatgtctttggactgttaggGGACACTGGAGCATCCGCAGGAAAGCCACacagccacggggagaacatgcaaactccactcagaggacgacctaggatgacccccacgcttggactaccccaggactcgaacccaggaccttcttgctatgaggcaaccacgctaaccactgcgccatcttaTAATATAAATGTTTAATTGAATTCTGAAGTTAATAGTCAGTTTAAAGTGACTTGTGTAAATTGTCTCAAAGACTGGTGGACAATTTCACCGGCCTTATCAGCAAGGCAAAATCCCACACCCGGACTCAAAAGTCAAGTGGCTCTCTTGTCTTTGGACCCGCTCATTAAAACACATTACTATTTTTGTCATGTGCCTACCTGCAAAAGTAGTTGAGTGATCCATTCAGGGTCCTGACCCAACGTTTAAGAGACAAGGCTTTCTCCTAATTCTGGATCAGGTAATTGTGTAAAGCAACTGTCATTCATTCTTGTGCGATTGGGATCGTGGCTGCAGTCAACCAAAGTATTTTCTGAATACCACATGGCAACCCTTAACCTGCATGTTGCTAGTTCGTCTTTGAGTTTATTTGACGCAATTAACTTTGAGCTGACAGTCTGACTCAGTGTGACATGAAATGAGCCTTGCAGTAAAATACCTTGTGAGGCAGCCAGCAGCGTGCAGCTCTCAGTACCCTGACACTATGGTTGCTGCTCTCGCGTGGTTATGTGAGAAGAGCTGGCAAGGGAACGAGTAAAATTAATCAAGTTAGTGCAGTCCATACCTCCATGAAAAAGATGTTGTTTGTCTTGGCGGCGGCCACCATCTCCTTCACCTCTCTGGAGTTCATGGCCATGGGCTTCTCACACAGCACGTTTTTCTTGGCGTTCATGAAGAGCAAACTCGCACTTATATGGTAGGGGTGGATGACCCCGACATACACCACCTctgcagagagagatggagaaacatGCAGGAAAATGATATACTGCGATCAATTCTACAAAATCATCATAAGTCGTCAGATCTCATTCTTACACTATAAATACCTCAAGGAATATAAAAACAGAAATGAGGTGCATTTTTTTCAGTAATTGGGAGATTGTTTGGACTATCTACAAAAATTATTAAACAATATGTTCAttgatattcatatatatatatgtggtggggaatgcttcactggtaggttgagtggttgtgaaggcagctccaggcctgactcctctctcagccaatctcctcatcagggccaggttatcttaagccacctgtgaccacctgtgcaGTCCTTTTTTTGTGCCTTCTCTCTGCCTCGGCCTCTGACGTGTCAggtagttggtgctgcagttcctgaacttctagcgtggaacccctggtgtttgctgccactgtggtgctggttatcaggagtatttcctggtgtcaaggtcccctgctagaggtggttcacctgctgctgttttgccttagtttcttttgtttgctttagtttatttgattactaactgggtcggaccttttagtcgactggttaacgtcgttgcccgcggtgcgggaaatccgagttcgcctcccggctgtgacggtcagGCCGAGCTGCCACCCAAATTCATACACATATGATGGGTGGGGTTTATCGAGCAGGACAAGACAAGTGGCAGTAAGTTTAAACTATTTTGATTTATACAGAGGTgtaaaaaaccaggtccagaaagtaaaagtccaaaccatgtatttgctccactcatgccctacaccagcagattctagtcaacgccACTCCTcgactaggtagggaaaactagctaatgaaatcagctggtttagtaacatggttggcgCAAATACACGGtgtggacatttactttctggacctggtttctACACCTCTGGATTTATAAGCATCCTCTTCTGTTGGTGGAGTCCTATTTGCCACAAAGCGTATTGTTCTAATGCAGTGAAACCCACGTATCTGGCACTCTGAGGAAGATCCACCAAACCTAGGTTCGATCGGCACTGACCTACATCCGGGTCTCTGGACAGCTCGTCGTAGCCGCCATATGCTCGAGGAATGTTGTGCTTTTTAGCAAAGGCTTGTGCGTCCTGTAACTTCCGAGCTGCCACAGCCACAATCTGTGAACACAGTTTCAGTGATTAGAAAATTAATTTGGTCCCACCTTACTGAAATGCCTACAGGTCAAAGAGCAATTGCTGATCATTTtcccaattacacacacacacacacacacacacacacacacacacacacacacacacacacacacacacacacacacacccagagtgaATACTGACTGTTATCCATAACATTTGCTGACTACATTACCATAATTCTTGTGACTGAGAGAATTACTGCAGTTGTGAAACACCATAAAATACCCATTTAATATTTTACAGTAATCCCCTGGGGCGGTCCCTTGTAACGACATAATCACTTTACAACTGATGCTCTCGTATTTTAACTCATTACATGTAAATTGAAATTAGGCGACACAAACACATCGCCCTGTAATTTCATTTGAGAAAGACATTTGTATGTCACTAGTCACTACAAATTAAACATTAGTGTTTTTTAAACTCTAGTCGCTACTGTAAAATCACTAGTAGCTAAAATCAAATACTAGTTCTGTTAGAATAAGCACTAGTTACTAATTAGACTATGACTAGTCACTTTTCTCTTTTACTGATAACACTTCAATAAAACctagttattttattttatttaccagtGACTAATTTAAAAAGCACCAGTACCATGTCACCACGTCTGTACTATGTcactaccatgttaccatgtctgtaccatgtccccaCGTCTGTACTATGTTACCACATCTGACCATGCCACCACCATGTccccacgtctgtaccatgttaccacgtctgtaccatgtcaccaccatgtccctacatctgtaccatgtcaccagcatgtcaccacatctgtaccatgttaccacgtctgtaccatgtcaccatgtctgtaccatgtccccacgtctgtaccatgttaccacgtctgtaccatgtcaccaccatgtccccacatctgtaccatgtcaccagcatgtcaccacatctgtaccatgttaccgcatctgtaccatgtcaccacatctgcaccatgttaccacgtctgcaccatgtcaccaccatgttatcaTGTCTGTACTATATTCTTGTCGCGTGTTTCCCTGATGCCCTCGTGTTTCCTACCAGTAAACCTTTTGTTTCCCAACAAAAGGTTTTTTCCTGCGTCTGCATTTgagtcctcaattcctgctccccTCGTGACAAAACCGTCCATAGTCCACCAGCTAAATGCAGCCCGCTATAAAGAGATGGCCGAGGTGATAAGACACTTGTCACTAAAAATTAAACACTACAGTATTCATTTGTATAAATACTAGTTGCTATTCTAGCTGTCACTTGTCACTATTGTAAAATTACTAATTGGGAAAAAAGATGCTAGTTCTGAAAATACATTTTACTAGTTAATGTACAACTGTTACTAGTTGGTTTTTAATAAAGTCTACTAGTTTTTCAAAAGTGGTTAGTTGCTATTCAGTCTGATATTATCAACTTTTTCATTTTGACTAGCTAAATCTGAAATCTTGATATCAAGCACCTGGTTGTGACAAGTCATATTAATTCCCTAGTGTTAAAAAATATGTCAAGTAAAAACATATATGTTGATGTCTTTACTGGGACTAGAAACTAGATCTCATTAAAAAGCTACTCGTCAATACTGAACAGCAACTGGTAACAATGTAACTGTGACGAGTGAAAACCAGAATAGCAACCAGTCACTGATGAATAGTTACTGGTAACCAATGTAAAATGACTAGTAGAAATGGATTAACAACTAGTGCTATTTAAATAGCGACTAGTAATGAGTGAAAAGGTTCAACTGATAAGCAGCTTGGTGTTTTTCTAGTAAGACTATTATAGTGACTAGTGTCTTTAAATTGAGTGCCAGCAACTAAAATAACAGAGCTAGTTTTTATTGAAAGAGAAAAGTGTCTAGTCATCAGATTAACGAGAGCTTTGTCTAACAGATCTAGTATGTAATTTTCAGCCACTAGTGGCTTTACACGTGACTAATGTTTAAAAAAACTAAGTACTAGTGTTTATTTTTTTAGACTAGTGCCTTACTATGAATAGATGATAGAAACGGCCCGCCATACATTTGGCAGACGTTGCCGGTGTTGTAGCAAAATCTGCGACCGTCGAAAATTGTGACGGGCCAttaccagac includes the following:
- the dhdh.2 gene encoding trans-1,2-dihydrobenzene-1,2-diol dehydrogenase — encoded protein: MATRWGICSAGKISNDFTVALRTLPPGDHQIVAVAARKLQDAQAFAKKHNIPRAYGGYDELSRDPDVEVVYVGVIHPYHISASLLFMNAKKNVLCEKPMAMNSREVKEMVAAAKTNNIFFMEAVWTRFFPASLEIKRLLAEEEVGEVKMVKADFGLKLMHVPRAVQKELGGGALLDIGIYCLQFICMVYGGEKPESIQATGVCLDTGVDEAMVVTLKFSRGRMAVFTCSMAVQLPNDAVITGTKGTIRVPAHMWSPTSLVVNGKETQYPVPEPRLPLNFTNSTGLRYEAEEVRQCLLKGLKESPGMTHADSLLLAELEDEARSQVGVVYNQDLH